Proteins from one Porites lutea chromosome 3, jaPorLute2.1, whole genome shotgun sequence genomic window:
- the LOC140931524 gene encoding zinc transporter ZIP10-like, which yields MFFLKISVFLYLKLSLYEFVFSHESRNHVHYSFKELQDAVNGDSLKSDDLQRLFDKLHFLNCSANKPSQDYRKCFSPIELHDIHGSSPSKALSSSEFEEGEKVSPSIVYCLLPGREKNSGQQRCDSPRNHSELFDSFTRNFSHGEYGITHEALDEILKEINKTIGNFLTEKKCFSAEDIFKEIEEGEEEGHDHKEGEHNHEEEKVLDQHDFEKACASIILHLVKGYCIKEGHGHNETKPDLPSKEFFMEELFDDKKYLSEEDLESIAESLGIGKKSSQSMASSSSESHDGHNHRRRRSPPAAVSSQEESAASHTLHRRTVDSHAHTNGGSSSCYSVDEMLTVFDIDHSIGADDYDFKQLCPAFVQQAKSRACKQQSNQPKTDPEKHMGKIWGYGIAAVTIISLSSVAGVATIPFLGKKMYKKIMAMLVALGVGTLAGDSLLHLLPHAFGLHQHDDTAEGDSHADHSEEKGFIWIALVVLLSIYGFFLFETLMHLCLKSKFGDHGGHSHIDVELPGPSSRHMSFKNKRKCSRLEHHEGDNPLGRSDEKLPMEIGDIVLTNMDGSIKNFSSSSTTSSSCTLHSHCVYEHVSGTDTDDGEYEDIKDGFEDPKDRVPQGHQNTADNRKRSLKHSLSHHSVFSDELERSKGSFKSISTVAWMIIIGDTLHNISDGLAIGAAFAEGGSSGVSGGISTSIAVFCHELPHELGDFAVLLTAGMTVKMALLANLLSALSCYIGLAIGIYVGQEADVRFWIFAVAGGMFLYVALVDMLPDLMHSETLQAEPVATFLLQNFGLVLGFGIMLIIALYEEDLMAINF from the exons AGGACGCTGTTAATGGCGATTCCTTGAAGTCAGATGATCTACAGAGGCTATTTGACAAGCTGCATTTCTTGAACTGCTCTGCAAACAAACCGAGTCAGGATTACCGAAAG TGTTTCAGCCCTATAGAATTGCACGATATTCATGGATCCTCACCGTCAAAAGCCTTAAGTTCCTCGGAGTTTGAAGAgggggaga AGGTCAGCCCTTCGATTGTGTACTGCCTTTTGCCAGGGCGTGAAAAGAATTCTGGTCAACAACGTTGCGATTCTCCCAGGAACCACAGCGAACTTTTCGACTCGTTTACGAGGAATTTCAGTCATGGCGAATACGGGATCACTCACGAAGCTCTCGATGAAATTCTCAAGGAAATAAACAAGACGATCGGGAACTTTTTAACTGAAAAGAAG TGTTTTTCTGCGGAAGACATTTTTAAAGAGATAGAAGAGGGAGAGGAGGAAGGCCATGATCACAAGGAAGGTGAACACAACCATGAAGAAGAAAAGGTTCTTGATCAACATGATTTTGAGAAAGCCTGTGCCAGCATTATCCTGCACCTAGTTAAAGGATACTGTATCAAGGAAGGTCATGGACACAACGAGACCAAACCTGATCTACCATCAAAAGAATTTTTCATGGAAGAACTTTTTGATGACAAAAAGTACCTTTCTGAAGAAGACTTAGAAAGCATTGCTGAAAGTCTTGGTATTGGAAAGAAATCCTCTCAGTCAATGGCCTCATCTTCAAGTGAAAGCCATGATGGGCATAATCACAGACGGCGAAGGTCTCCTCCAGCTGCTGTGTCATCACAGGAGGAATCAGCTGCATCTCACACCCTTCATCGCCGCACAGTTGATTCTCATGCACACACTAATGGTGGAAGTAGCAGT TGTTACTCGGTCGATGAGATGCTGACAGTTTTTGACATTGATCACTCCATTGGAGCAGATGATTATGACTTCAAGCAGCTTTGCCCTGCTTTTGTTCAACAAGCCAAGAGCAGAGCTtgcaaacaacagtcaaaccaACCAAAAACAGATCCAGAAAAGCATATGGGAAAAA TCTGGGGTTATGGCATTGCAGCTGTGACTATAATCAGCCTTTCATCTGTAGCTGGCGTGGCAACTATTCCATTTCTGGGAAAGAAGATGTACAAGAAGATCATGGCAATGTTGGTAGCTCTTGGTGTCGGAACCCTTGCTGGAGACAGCTTACTTCATCTGTTACCTCAT GCGTTTGGTCTCCACCAACATGACGACACTGCTGAAGGTGACAGCCATGCTGATCATTCAGAAGAGAAGGGATTCATTTGGATAGCATTGGTGGTGCTGCTTTCCATTTatggatttttcttgtttgaaactTTGATGCATCTGTGTTTGAAGAGCAAATTTGGAGATCATGGTGGCCATAGCCACATTGATGTTGAG CTTCCTGGACCTTCAAGTCGGCACATgagctttaaaaataaaaggaaatgttCCAGGCTGGAGCATCATGAAGGAGATAATCCTCTTGGTAGAagtgatgaaaagcttcccatGGAAATTGGTGACATTGTTTTAACAAACATG GATGGTTCCATAAAGAATTTTAGTAGCAGCAGCACTACAAGTTCTTCTTGTACATTACATTCCCATTGTGTTTATGAACATGTATCTGGTACAGATACTGATGATGGTGAATATGAG GATATCAAAGATGGTTTTGAAGATCCCAAAGACAGAGTTCCCCAAGGTCATCAAAATACAGCAGATAATCGCAAGAGAAGCCTTAAACACAGCTTATCACACCACTCCGTTTTCAGTGATGAATTAGAAAGAAGCAAGGGATCATTCAAAAGTATTTCCACTGTGGCATGGATGATAATCATTGGAGATACTCTCCATAACATCAGTGATGGATTGGCCATTGGTGCCGCTTTCGCAGAAGGTGGTAGCTCGGGTGTTTCTGGTGGAATCAGTACTTCTATTGCTGTGTTTTGTCACGAGCTGCCTCATGAACTTG GGGACTTTGCAGTTTTGCTGACAGCTGGCATGACAGTCAAGATGGCTTTATTAGCCAACTTGCTTTCTGCCTTGTCTTGTTATATTGGCTTAGCAATCGGTATATACGTTGGTCAAGAAGCTGATGTGCGTTTCTGGATATTTGCTGTGGCTGGTGGAATGTTCCTTTATGTCGCATTGGTGGACATG CTTCCTGACCTGATGCACAGCGAAACTCTTCAAGCAGAACCTGTCGCTACGTTCTTGTTACAGAACTTCGGTTTGGTCCTTGGATTCGGGATTATGTTGATAATTGCGCTCTATGAAGAGGACTTAATGGCAATTAATTTCTAG